The Cucurbita pepo subsp. pepo cultivar mu-cu-16 chromosome LG08, ASM280686v2, whole genome shotgun sequence genome contains a region encoding:
- the LOC111800558 gene encoding protein GRIP-like isoform X2, which produces MQKFKSFLLGWSKKLEQEIKERDEKYSDLDSKFSRLHKRAKQRIQDVQKEKDDLEARFRDVNERAERATSQQTALQQELERTRQQANEALKAIDAERQQLRSANNKLRDNIEELRHSLQPKESAIEALQQSLAEKDQMLEDGKKMLQAAEEKRQASLADLSAKHQKSLESLQMQLSDALSDRNKATETISSLQELVAEKESKIAEMDAASSGEAARHKAATETVKGELAHLRNEHEKEKEVWQASSEALKMKLEVAESNCIRAEIEAAKMRSQLELEVSAKTRMLSARDAELLTIKEERNRLENEFSSYKVRAHALLQKKEAEVAAAVDSDQIKALEEALKEAEKEIALAFAEKDQAQLDLQNALENNDKELRERDSALNDATENIKSLEKRLESANLHLHSEKEAWEHSLQNLEESWRIRCEALKFQFEESSKQDVKKEFEELKQGYRKLKEEHNSFRDLADRMIEEKDTEISRLLDDNKNFRQSLESKPPADKIDNTAATQQQGSSNLSASIAEQQILVLARQQAQREEQLTQSQRHILALQEEIEELERENRLHSQQQAMLKAEFRDMERSQRREGVDMTYLKNVILKLLETGEVEALLPVVAMLLQFSPEETQKCQQAYRSSADVPLSPDSSGSALSLFSRFAFS; this is translated from the exons ATGCAAAAGTTCAAGAGCTTTCTGCTAGGCTGGTCGAAG AAGTTGGAGCAAGAAATAAAAGAACGTGATGAGAAATATTCTGACCTGGACTCAAAATTTAGCAGGCTGCATAAACGTGCAAAACAGCGTATTCAAGATGTTCAGAAG GAAAAAGATGACCTTGAGGCTCGATTTCGTGATGTTAATGAAAGAGCAGAGCGCGCAACATCCCAGCAGACTGCACTGCAACAAGAACTAGAACGCACTCGGCAACAAGCTAATGAAGCATTGAAAGCAATAGATGCAGAGAGGCAACAATTAAGAAGTGCAAACAATAA GCTTCGAGATAATATAGAAGAATTGCGACACTCATTGCAGCCTAAAGAAAGTGCAATTGAGGCATTGCAGCAGTCCCTTGCGGAGAAGGACCAG ATGCTGGAAGACGGGAAGAAAATGCTTCAAGCTGCTGAGGAGAAAAGGCAAGCTTCACTAGCTGACCTTTCTGCAAAACATCAGAAG AGCTTGGAGAGCTTGCAAATGCAACTTTCTGATGCTTTATCTGATAGAAATAAAGCTACAGAAACGATTTCTTCTCTACAG GAATTAGTTGCGGAGAAAGAATCAAAGATTGCAGAGATGGATGCAGCATCAAGTGGTGAGGCAGCAAGACATAAAGCTGCTACGGAAACTGTAAAAGGAGAGCTTGCTCACCTGAGAAATGAACAT gagaaagaaaaggaggtgTGGCAAGCTTCTTCAGAGGCGCTTAAAATGAAGTTAGAGGTTGCTGAGAGCAATTGCATTCGTGCTGAAATTGAAGCTGCTAAAATGAGGA GTCAGCTGGAACTGGAAGTTTCTGCAAAAACACGGATGTTGAGTGCGAGAGATGCTGAACTACTGACTATCAAAGAGGAG AGGAATCGccttgaaaatgaattttcttCATACAAGGTTCGTGCTCATGCACTCCTTCAGAAGAAGGAAGCAGAGGTAGCCGCTGCTGTGGACTCTGACCAAATTAAAGCTCTTGAGGAAGCATTGAAG GAGGCTGAAAAGGAAATCGCGTTGGCATTTGCTGAAAAGGATCAGGCTCAGCTAGATCTTCAAAATGCTTtggaaaataatgataaagaaCTCCGAGAAAG aGATTCAGCCCTCAATGACGCTACGGAAAATATTAAGAGCCTGGAAAAGAGGCTTGAATCTGCTAATTTGCACCTTCATTCGGAAAAGGAAGCTTGGGAACATAGCCTTCAGAACTTGGAAGAATCATGGCGAA TCAGATGTGAAGCTCTGAAATTTCAGTTTGAAGAATCCTCTAAGCAAGATGtcaaaaaggaatttgaagagTTGAAACAAGGGTACAGAAAGTTGAAG GAGGAGCATAACTCATTCCGTGATCTTGCCGATAGAATGATCGAGGAAAAGGATACCGAAATTTCTAGGCTTTTAgatgataataaaaattttcgCCAATCTTTGGAATCAAAACCTCCA GCAGATAAAATTGATAATACTGCAG CTACTCAACAACAAGGTTCATCAAATTTGAGCGCCTCCATTGCCGAACAACAGATTCTG GTTTTAGCAAGGCAGCAGGCTCAGAGGGAAGAACAACTGACCCAATCACAGCGGCATATCTTAGCTCTTCAA GAAGAGATTGAGGAGCTGGAACGGGAGAATCGTCTGCATAGCCAACAG CAAGCAATGTTAAAGGCTGAATTTCGTGATATGGAAAGATCACAGAGAAGGGAGGGTGTAGACATGACATATCTGAAGAATGTCATCTTGAAGCTCCTAGAAACCG GTGAAGTAGAAGCTCTGCTGCCTGTGGTTGCCATGCTCCTCCAGTTTAGTCCGGAAGAG ACACAAAAATGTCAACAAGCCTACCGATCTTCGGCCGATGTTCCTCTGAGCCCCGATTCGTCAGGAtctgctctctctctcttctcaaGATTTGCATTCTCATGA
- the LOC111800558 gene encoding protein GRIP-like isoform X1, with protein MSSEEGDVSETPGTMSEELKSGVNHKGNGHVVVEDRFSDGDKCSDDHDELVQMVIDMKSQNEYLMSRLESIKILQNVENVPERTKEIDSTDGESIDLKELQERIESLSKELLEEKQTRGAAEQALQHLREADSEADAKVQELSARLVEAQQKLEQEIKERDEKYSDLDSKFSRLHKRAKQRIQDVQKEKDDLEARFRDVNERAERATSQQTALQQELERTRQQANEALKAIDAERQQLRSANNKLRDNIEELRHSLQPKESAIEALQQSLAEKDQMLEDGKKMLQAAEEKRQASLADLSAKHQKSLESLQMQLSDALSDRNKATETISSLQELVAEKESKIAEMDAASSGEAARHKAATETVKGELAHLRNEHEKEKEVWQASSEALKMKLEVAESNCIRAEIEAAKMRSQLELEVSAKTRMLSARDAELLTIKEERNRLENEFSSYKVRAHALLQKKEAEVAAAVDSDQIKALEEALKEAEKEIALAFAEKDQAQLDLQNALENNDKELRERDSALNDATENIKSLEKRLESANLHLHSEKEAWEHSLQNLEESWRIRCEALKFQFEESSKQDVKKEFEELKQGYRKLKEEHNSFRDLADRMIEEKDTEISRLLDDNKNFRQSLESKPPADKIDNTAATQQQGSSNLSASIAEQQILVLARQQAQREEQLTQSQRHILALQEEIEELERENRLHSQQQAMLKAEFRDMERSQRREGVDMTYLKNVILKLLETGEVEALLPVVAMLLQFSPEETQKCQQAYRSSADVPLSPDSSGSALSLFSRFAFS; from the exons ATGTCTTCGGAGGAAGGTGATGTTAGTGAAACTCCGGGGACAATGTCTGAGGAGCTGAAATCCGGCGTGAACCATAAGGGCAATGGCCATGTTGTTGTGGAAGATAGGTTTTCTGATGGCGATAAATGCTCCGATGATCATGACGAGCTTGTACAAATGGTTATCGATATGAAATCTCAAAATGAATACTTAATGTCTCGGTTAGAAAGCATAAAAATTCTCCAGAATGTGGAGAATGTGCCAGAACGAACCAAAGAAATTGATTCGACAGATGGAGAATCCATTGATTTGAAGGAACTTCAAGAAAGAATTGAGTCTTTGAGTAAAGAACTTTTGGAGGAAAAGCAGACACGAGGAGCAGCAGAGCAAGCTTTGCAGCATCTCCGAGAAGCCGATTCAGAAGCAGATGCAAAAGTTCAAGAGCTTTCTGCTAGGCTGGTCGAAG CTCAACAGAAGTTGGAGCAAGAAATAAAAGAACGTGATGAGAAATATTCTGACCTGGACTCAAAATTTAGCAGGCTGCATAAACGTGCAAAACAGCGTATTCAAGATGTTCAGAAG GAAAAAGATGACCTTGAGGCTCGATTTCGTGATGTTAATGAAAGAGCAGAGCGCGCAACATCCCAGCAGACTGCACTGCAACAAGAACTAGAACGCACTCGGCAACAAGCTAATGAAGCATTGAAAGCAATAGATGCAGAGAGGCAACAATTAAGAAGTGCAAACAATAA GCTTCGAGATAATATAGAAGAATTGCGACACTCATTGCAGCCTAAAGAAAGTGCAATTGAGGCATTGCAGCAGTCCCTTGCGGAGAAGGACCAG ATGCTGGAAGACGGGAAGAAAATGCTTCAAGCTGCTGAGGAGAAAAGGCAAGCTTCACTAGCTGACCTTTCTGCAAAACATCAGAAG AGCTTGGAGAGCTTGCAAATGCAACTTTCTGATGCTTTATCTGATAGAAATAAAGCTACAGAAACGATTTCTTCTCTACAG GAATTAGTTGCGGAGAAAGAATCAAAGATTGCAGAGATGGATGCAGCATCAAGTGGTGAGGCAGCAAGACATAAAGCTGCTACGGAAACTGTAAAAGGAGAGCTTGCTCACCTGAGAAATGAACAT gagaaagaaaaggaggtgTGGCAAGCTTCTTCAGAGGCGCTTAAAATGAAGTTAGAGGTTGCTGAGAGCAATTGCATTCGTGCTGAAATTGAAGCTGCTAAAATGAGGA GTCAGCTGGAACTGGAAGTTTCTGCAAAAACACGGATGTTGAGTGCGAGAGATGCTGAACTACTGACTATCAAAGAGGAG AGGAATCGccttgaaaatgaattttcttCATACAAGGTTCGTGCTCATGCACTCCTTCAGAAGAAGGAAGCAGAGGTAGCCGCTGCTGTGGACTCTGACCAAATTAAAGCTCTTGAGGAAGCATTGAAG GAGGCTGAAAAGGAAATCGCGTTGGCATTTGCTGAAAAGGATCAGGCTCAGCTAGATCTTCAAAATGCTTtggaaaataatgataaagaaCTCCGAGAAAG aGATTCAGCCCTCAATGACGCTACGGAAAATATTAAGAGCCTGGAAAAGAGGCTTGAATCTGCTAATTTGCACCTTCATTCGGAAAAGGAAGCTTGGGAACATAGCCTTCAGAACTTGGAAGAATCATGGCGAA TCAGATGTGAAGCTCTGAAATTTCAGTTTGAAGAATCCTCTAAGCAAGATGtcaaaaaggaatttgaagagTTGAAACAAGGGTACAGAAAGTTGAAG GAGGAGCATAACTCATTCCGTGATCTTGCCGATAGAATGATCGAGGAAAAGGATACCGAAATTTCTAGGCTTTTAgatgataataaaaattttcgCCAATCTTTGGAATCAAAACCTCCA GCAGATAAAATTGATAATACTGCAG CTACTCAACAACAAGGTTCATCAAATTTGAGCGCCTCCATTGCCGAACAACAGATTCTG GTTTTAGCAAGGCAGCAGGCTCAGAGGGAAGAACAACTGACCCAATCACAGCGGCATATCTTAGCTCTTCAA GAAGAGATTGAGGAGCTGGAACGGGAGAATCGTCTGCATAGCCAACAG CAAGCAATGTTAAAGGCTGAATTTCGTGATATGGAAAGATCACAGAGAAGGGAGGGTGTAGACATGACATATCTGAAGAATGTCATCTTGAAGCTCCTAGAAACCG GTGAAGTAGAAGCTCTGCTGCCTGTGGTTGCCATGCTCCTCCAGTTTAGTCCGGAAGAG ACACAAAAATGTCAACAAGCCTACCGATCTTCGGCCGATGTTCCTCTGAGCCCCGATTCGTCAGGAtctgctctctctctcttctcaaGATTTGCATTCTCATGA
- the LOC111800399 gene encoding phosphoserine aminotransferase 2, chloroplastic: MAATTSPTSFLLQNPHRHHVKSSISTSHFNTLPLPSTSPKRISISCVASTTTSVGIQNPSSSQIPSDDRVFNFAAGPATLPETVLRKAESELFNWRGSGMSVMEMSHRGKDFTSIIQKAESDLRSLLDIPSDYAVLFLQGGATTQFAAIPLNLCKPDDTVDYVVTGSWSDKAFKEAQKYCKPKVIWSGKSEKYTKIPAFEDLEQSPNAKYMHICANETIHGVEFKNYPNPKSLLVADMSSNFCSKPVDISKFGIIYAGAQKNVGPSGVTIVIIRKDLIGGAQEITPVMLDYKIHHENSSLYNTPPCYGIYMCGLVFEDLLAQGGLKEVEKKNKKKAEILYEAINQSNGFYRCPVEPSVRSLMNVPFTLEKAELEGEFVKEAAKEKMVQLKGHRSVGGMRASIYNAMPLAGVEKLVAFMKEFQGRHA, translated from the coding sequence ATGGCGGCCACTACTTCCCCTAcctcctttcttcttcagaATCCACATCGCCACCATGTCAAATCTTCCATTTCCACCTCTCACTTCAACACCCTCCCTCTCCCTTCTACCTCTCCAAAGCGCATCTCAATCTCCTGTGTAGCGTCCACCACCACCTCTGTCGGGATCCAAAATCCCTCTTCGTCGCAGATTCCTTCCGATGATCGGGTCTTCAACTTCGCCGCTGGCCCTGCCACCTTGCCGGAGACTGTCCTGAGAAAGGCTGAGTCTGAGCTCTTCAACTGGCGCGGATCTGGCATGAGCGTTATGGAAATGAGCCACAGAGGTAAAGATTTCACATCCATAATCCAGAAGGCCGAATCAGATCTCCGTAGCCTTCTGGATATTCCCTCCGATTACGCCGTTTTGTTCTTGCAGGGTGGCGCCACCACTCAATTCGCTGCGATCCCTTTGAATCTGTGTAAGCCTGACGACACCGTCGATTATGTCGTCACTGGTTCATGGAGCGACAAGGCCTTCAAAGAGGCTCAGAAATACTGTAAACCTAAGGTAATTTGGTCCGGCAAATCGGAAAAATACACCAAAATCCCTGCATTCGAGGATCTGGAACAAAGCCCTAATGCCAAATATATGCATATTTGTGCAAACGAGACCATCCATGGAGTTGAATTCAAGAACTACCCAAATCCGAAGAGCCTCTTGGTGGCTGATATGTCCTCCAATTTCTGCTCGAAGCCTGTGGACATATCCAAATTTGGGATAATTTATGCAGGAGCACAGAAGAATGTAGGGCCATCTGGGGTCACCATTGTAATCATCAGGAAGGATCTGATCGGTGGAGCACAAGAGATCACTCCAGTGATGTTGGACTACAAGATCCACCATGAAAACTCGTCGCTCTACAACACCCCACCTTGCTATGGCATCTACATGTGTGGATTGGTATTTGAAGATCTGCTGGCACAGGGGGGGCTAAAGgaggtggagaagaagaacaagaagaaggcCGAGATCCTTTACGAGGCAATCAACCAGAGCAACGGGTTCTACCGGTGCCCGGTCGAGCCGTCGGTGAGGTCATTGATGAATGTACCATTTACTCTAGAGAAGGCAGAACTGGAAGGCGAGTTTGTGAAGGAAGCAGCAAAAGAGAAGATGGTTCAGCTGAAGGGACATAGATCAGTGGGAGGAATGAGAGCTTCAATATACAATGCCATGCCATTGGCTGGAGTGGAGAAATTGGTTGCTTTCATGAAGGAATTCCAGGGAAGGCATGCTtga
- the LOC111800560 gene encoding protein STRICTOSIDINE SYNTHASE-LIKE 6-like yields the protein MPESNNPPPSCSMPLALKITAVALVATAVVFYKLDPFDPASLPAEELSRAVEAVEECNGRMLQGAERVGVAELKAPEDFAYDSDLGLVYTGDSDGWLKRVRLNDSAVEKWAFTGGRPLGVALGHDGSVFVADADKGLLKVSKEGVVETLTTEAGGLKFQLTDGVDVADDGTVYFTDASSKYRLHNFIFDMLEGRPLGRLLRYDPTTKTTELLVGDLYFANGVVVAPSQDFVVFCETPLRRCRKYYIAGDRKGSIEKFVDNLPGTPDNIKYDGHGHFWIGLATEMTSFWYLALKYPVIRKIMAITRRHGWRPNLEKNGGAVAVNLEGKQVGWYYDYGLSMITTGLKIKNHLYCGSFVFPGILRLNLDRYPARTAGCPWSNSGDL from the exons ATGCCCGAGTCGAACAACCCGCCGCCGTCCTGCAGCATGCCGCTGGCTCTAAAAATCACGGCGGTTGCTCTCGTAGCCACAGCCGTCGTCTTTTACAAACTCGACCCTTTCGACCCGGCTTCGCTGCCGGCGGAGGAGCTGAGTCGGGCGGTGGAAGCGGTGGAGGAGTGCAACGGTAGGATGCTGCAGGGGGCGGAGAGGGTCGGGGTAGCGGAGCTGAAGGCACCGGAGGACTTTGCTTATGACTCGGATTTGGGACTCGTTTACACGGGAGATTCGGATGGGTGGTTGAAGCGAGTTAGATTGAATGACTCGGCGGTGGAGAAATGGGCGTTCACCGGCGGCCGCCCTCTCGGTGTCGCTTTGGGACATGACGGCTCTGTTTTTGTCGCCGACGCTGACAAG GGGCTGTTGAAGGTGAGCAAAGAGGGAGTGGTGGAGACCTTAACCACGGAGGCCGGCGGCCTAAAATTCCAGCTGACCGACGGCGTCGATGTGGCCGACGACGGCACGGTTTATTTCACCGACGCTTCGTCTAAATATCGACTCcataatttcatcttcgataTGTTAGAAGGCAGGCCGCTTGGTCGACTCTTACGCTACGATCCAACCACTAAAACCACCGAACTTCTCGTAGGAGACCTCTATTTTGCCAATGGCGTCGTGGTCGCTCCCAGCCAAGACTTCGTCGTCTTCTGCGAAACTCCGCT GAGAAGATGTAGAAAATATTACATTGCCGGAGATCGCAAAGGAAGCATTGAGAAATTCGTAGATAACTTACCAGGAACGCCAGACAACATCAAATATGACGGCCATGGTCATTTTTGGATTGGACTTGCGACG GAGATGACGAGTTTTTGGTACCTTGCTCTGAAATATCCGGTGATAAGGAAGATAATGGCGATAACGAGGAGGCACGGGTGGCGGCCGAACTTGGAGAAGAACGGCGGCGCTGTGGCCGTGAATCTTGAAGGGAAACAAGTTGGTTGGTATTATGATTACGGATTGTCGATGATAACCACCGGATTGAAGATTAAAAACCATCTCTACTGTGGATCTTTCGTGTTTCCCGGCATTCTTCGCCTGAATTTGGACCGGTATCCTGCTCGAACCGCCGGTTGCCCATGGTCCAACTCTGGTGACCTGTAA
- the LOC111800784 gene encoding uncharacterized protein LOC111800784, whose protein sequence is MAFFSLRPNNGFISHILDLIKLQRLTHAFTNGELIRAPIYSAMDFHSVGRQDASNLDMPKWNKVDGRAFGISRSMIPSSSWMVLKILHNKGFEAYLVGGCVRDLLLNRAPKDFDVITTAGLRQIHKLFHHAQIVGRRFPICMVNIKGSVIEVSSFETVAKHSKGKETVTSSPTPRKCDEKDLIRWRNSLHRDFTINSLFFDPFLNIIYDYAEGIADLRSLKLRTLIPASLSFKEDCARILRGLRIAARLGLSLSKDTETAMRKLSSSIASLDKSRLMMEFNYMLSYGAAVPSLYLLQRFNLLEILLPFHAAYLDKQDIKKSSLNSTMLMKLFSNLDKLVSCDRPSDCNIWVALLAFHMALVNNPQNSLIVLAFAATLYHGEWNEGVNYARENSLLQINLRPEITRSAQFKSAEELAERVTHFALKVQGCIAALTSADCLLEAMSTFPASPHSSLVFVSKKAAKDVAKIIEVLVNDVESYKNTRKNFEIDYQLLKKGILNESRFVLGKVILETLKEAIVQGDGIILDVKQNLCVDATTEENYSSPISDSVKDQLVVKRNKKVRKLLSSSEVKWEGNKKNKLDGKEGSIFDRVVEDERCVNIAEPYEKGVEASQLPHAGLNSMEDSSLESSKCHHFEVRESENRQENLENMDNQVKKMTTPSHETRDKVTKELLHAVEANPRKMDKVNGKEGKPEKKEHGLLPQGKENIEKKRRHVTDIEQHKRPLSSLFK, encoded by the exons ATGGCGTTTTTTTCTCTGAGACCCAACAACGGCTTCATTTCTCACATCCTTGACCTAATCAAGCTTCAG AGGCTCACTCACGCTTTTACTAACGGAGAGCTTATTCGGGCTCCTATTTACTCAGCTATGGATTTTCATTCAGTGGGTCGTCAAG ATGCATCCAACCTTGACATGCCCAAATGGAATAAAGTTGATGGACGGGCTTTTGGGATCAGTCGTTCAATGATCCCATCTTCATCATGGATGGTCTTGAAAATTCTTCACAATAAAG GGTTTGAGGCCTATTTGGTTGGTGGATGTGTGAGAGACTTGCTCCTAAATAGAGCACCGAAAGACTTTGATGTGATTACCACTGCTGGACTAAGACAG ATCCACAAACTTTTTCATCATGCTCAAATTGTTGGACGCCGTTTTCCTATTTGTATGGTTAATATCAAAGGCTCTGTCATTGAG GTTTCAAGTTTTGAAACAGTTGCAAAACATtctaaaggaaaagaaacagtAACGTCTTCTCCAACACCAAGAAAATGTGATGAAAAGGACTTAATCCGGTGGAGGAACTCTCTGCATAGGGATTTCACAATTAACAG TTTATTCTTTGACCCGTTTCTGAACATAATCTATGACTATGCCGAAGGGATAGCAGACTTAAGGTCCTTGAAG CTGCGGACGCTAATTCCTGCATCATTGTCATTCAAAGAGGACTGTG CTAGAATTCTTCGTGGCTTAAGAATTGCAGCTCGTTTGGGTTTGTCACTCTCGAAGGATACAGAGACTGCAATGCGTAAACTTTCATCTTCCATCGCAAGCTTGGATAAG tCCAGGTTGATGATGGAATTTAACTACATGCTATCTTATGGAGCTGCTGTTCCTTCTCTCTATTTGCTTCAGAGGTTCAACCTGCTTGAAATTCTGCTGCCATTTCAT GCTGCATATCTTGATAAACAGGACATTAAGAAATCTTCTCTCAATTCCACAATGTTGATG AAACTGTTCTCCAATTTGGATAAATTGGTTTCATGTGATCGGCCTTCAGACTGCAATATATG GGTCGCATTGTTGGCGTTTCACATGGCGTTAGTTAACAACCCTCAGAACTCTCTTATAGTTCTGGCTTTTGCTGCCACCTTGTACCATGGAGAGTGGAATGAAGGTGTGAATTATGCAAGAGAAAACTCTCTTCTGCAGATCAATTTAAGACCGGAGATTACAAGATCGGCTCAATTTAAATCAGCGGAGGAGCTTGCCGAAAGGGTTACTCACTTTGCTTTAAAAGTGCAGGGTTGCATTGCTGCTTTGACTTCAGCAGATTGTCTCTTAGAAGCCATGTCAACGTTTCCAGCCTCTCCACACTCTAGTTTG GTGTTTGTGTCCAAGAAAGCTGCCAAAGATGTTGCTAAAATTATTGAAGTGCTGGTGAATGATGTCGAATCCTACAAAAATACGagaaaaaattttgaaattgactATCAACTGCTTAAGAAGGGTATTTTGAATGAGAGTAGATTTGTCTTGGGAAAAGTTATCTTGGAAACCCTGAAAGAGGCAATTGTGCAGGGAGATGGAATCATTCTTGACGTGAAACAAAATCTTTGTGTTGATGCAACTACTGAGGAAAATTATAGTTCACCCATCTCTGATTCGGTGAAGGACCAATTGGTggttaaaagaaataagaaagttCGAAAACTGCTATCTAGTTCTGAAGTTAAGTGGGAAgggaataagaaaaataagctTGATGGGAAGGAGGGAAGTATTTTTGACAGGGTAGTTGAGGATGAAAGGTGTGTTAACATTGCAGAACCCTACGAAAAGGGAGTAGAGGCATCTCAATTACCCCATGCTGGATTAAATTCGATGGAGGATTCATCGTTGGAGTCAAGCAAATGTCATCACTTTGAAGTGAGGGAGAGTGAGAACAGGCAAGAAAATCTTGAAAACATGGACAATCAGGTTAAGAAGATGACGACCCCGTCCCACGAAACACGTGATAAGGTTACCAAGGAGCTACTTCATGCTGTAGAGGCCAACCCAAGGAAGATGGACAAAGTAAATGGGAAAGAAGGAAAGCCAGAGAAGAAAGAGCATGGTTTGCTGCCTCAGGGAAAGgagaatattgaaaagaaacgtAGACATGTAACAGATATCGAGCAGCACAAACGTCCGTTGTCCAGCCTCTTTAAGTAA
- the LOC111800290 gene encoding ubiquitin domain-containing protein DSK2a-like, whose translation MGGGDGDVSGASDTTSAEGVKVNVNIRCSNGSKFSVLVNLESSVGSFKSILAEQSEVPPDQQRLIYKGRILKDDQTLKSYGLEADHTVHLVRGSAPAVPPTNPATAPNASVPNTTSTNARSVGSNEGGARGGGFGLESSLFPGLGIDGLGATGGLFGAGLPEFDQVQQQLTRNPNIMREIMNMPAIQNIMNNPDIMRNLIMNNPQMREIMDRNPELAHILNDPNTLRQTLEAARNPELMREMMRNTDRAMSNIESSPEGFNMLRRMYETVQEPFLNATTMSGTAGNEASNPFAALMGTGGNVTNNTTSNLSTTNSDTTNESPSPNTNPLPNPWTPASTGGTQTNTTRSNPTPNVSAQVPTGLAGLGLPNLEGMLGATPDTTGLNQLMQNPAISQMMQSVLSNPQYMNQILGLNPQVRGMLDSNPQLREMMQNPEFLQQLTSPETMQQMFTLQQQLLSQLGRQPTPNQGQTGGGTGAANNLGLETLMNMFGGLGAGSLAVPNRSDVPPEELYSTQLTQLQEMGFIDRQENMRALIATAGNIHAAVERLLGNSGQ comes from the exons ATGGGTGGTGGCGATGGAGATGTGTCTGGTGCCAGCGACACGACCTCTGCCGAAGGAGTCAAAGTCAACGTCAACATTCGATGTTCCAATGGTTCTAagttttctgttcttgttaACCTCGAATCCTCCGTTGGATCCTTTAAATCGATCCTTGCCGAGCAGAGCGAGGTTCCACCCGATCAGCAGCGCCTGATTTACAAGGGTCGGATTTTGAAAGATGATCAAACCCTAAAAAGCTATG GGTTAGAGGCAGATCACACCGTCCATTTGGTTCGTGGATCGGCACCTGCTGTGCCGCCGACCAATCCTGCTACTGCGCCCAATGCTAGCGTTCCGAACACTACTTCGACTAACGCAAGAAGTGTTGGATCAAATGAAGGTGGAGCACGGGGGGGAGGATTCGGCTTGGAATCTTCCCTATTTCCTGGACTTGGTATTGATGGGCTTGGTGCCACTGGTGGCTTGTTTGGAGCTGGTCTTCCCGAGTTTGATCAGGTACAGCAGCAGCTGACCCGCAATCCAAACATAATGAGAGAAATAATGAACATGCCTGCCATACAAAACATCATGAATAATCCAGATATCATGAGGAACTTGATCATGAACAATCCTCAAATGCGTGAAATAATGGATCGTAATCCCGAGCTTGCACACATTCTCAACGATCCCAATACTCTCCGACAGACGCTTGAGGCTGCAAGAAATCCTGAGCTTATGAGGGAGATGATGCGGAATACTGATAGAGCAATGAGCAACATAGAGTCTTCCCCTGAGGGGTTTAATATGCTTAGGCGCATGTATGAAACTGTTCAAGAGCCATTTCTAAATGCAACAACTATGTCTGGAACTGCTGGAAATGAAGCCTCGAACCCGTTTGCTGCACTTATGGGGACGGGTGGGAATGTGACCAATAATACAACATCCAATTTATCTACTACTAATTCTGATACGACTAATGAATCTCCTTCTCCAAATACAAACCCACTTCCAAACCCATGGACCCCTGCTAGCA CTGGTGGAACCCAAACTAACACTACAAGGTCAAATCCTACTCCAAATGTTAGTGCTCAAGTTCCCACTGGTTTAGCTGGGCTTGGTCTTCCAAATCTCGAGGGCATGTTGGGTGCAACCCCAGATACCACTGGTCTGAATCAGTTGATGCAGAACCCAGCTATTTCACAGATGATGCAAAGTGTTCTGTCAAACCCCCAGTATATGAACCAG ATTCTTGGTCTCAACCCTCAAGTGCGTGGCATGCTTGATTCCAATCCTCAGCTTAGAGAGATGATGCAGAATCCTGAATTTCTACAACAGTTGACCTCACCTGAGACAATGCAG CAAATGTTTACTTTGCAGCAACAACTTCTGTCGCAGCTTGGCCGCCAGCCCACCCC GAACCAAGGTCAGACTGGTGGAGGCACAG GAGCTGCGAACAATTTGGGGTTGGAGACGCTGATGAACATGTTTGGTGGGCTTGGCGCTGGTAGCTTAGCTGTGCCCAACAGATCCGATG TACCACCGGAAGAACTGTATTCTACGCAGCTCACACAGCTGCAAGAAATGGGATTCATTGACAGACAGGAGAACATGCGAGCACTGATTGCCACTGCAGGAAATATCCATGCTGCTGTTGAGCGATTACTGGGGAATTCAGGGCAGTAG